One stretch of Scophthalmus maximus strain ysfricsl-2021 chromosome 12, ASM2237912v1, whole genome shotgun sequence DNA includes these proteins:
- the rassf8b gene encoding ras association domain-containing protein 8b: MKAMELKVWVDGVQRIVCGVTEFTTCQEVVIALAQAIGRTGRYTLIEKWRDTERHLAPNENPVVSLNKWGQYASDVQLILQRTGPSVSERPTSDGPARIPERGLYRQSLPPLAKFRPSGTDHSIKRREPKRKSLTFTGGAKGLRDIFGKSRDAEAKQPQQRNVSLNLSRVGGGGVASVPGSPARELGRLVQLQRDKLQALESRLLGCEAELGDWEEAAGEANEGENLEEALLLLEQQVRRNDAEMEEEEFWENELLIEQESERQLRQQLAELQGRVHDCEAQLLEYLTHIRNMETGLEQERLQQEAEFNQRVNEEEVQAQLEKGRAEMEMQSQQTARLESSCRALERSLGQSGKRLQEKELELEQLTKELRQVNLQQFIQQTGTKVTVLPAQPTGEDSNELECGSLTRCGSSRLLPSDLRTLQSPISSSLNPEGIYV, translated from the exons ATGAAGGCCATGGAGCTGAAAGTGTGGGTGGACGGAGTGCAGCGCATCGTGTGCGGGGTCACGGAGTTCACCACATGCCAGGAAGTGGTCATTGCTTTAGCACAAGCCATTG GACGCACTGGCAGATACACTTTGATCGAAAAATGGCGGGACACAGAACGCCACCTGGCTCCAAACGAAAACCCCGTGGTGTCGCTCAACAAGTGGGGTCAGTATGCCAGCGATGTGCAGCTCATCCTCCAGCGAACCGGCCCATCTGTTAGCGAGCGGCCCACCTCTGACGGGCCGGCTCGCATCCCAGAGCGGGGCCTCTACAGGCAGAGCCTCCCGCCCCTGGCCAAGTTCCGCCCGTCCGGGACGGACCACTCGATAAAGCGAAGGGAACCCAAACGCAAGTCTCTCACCTTCACTGGAGGGGCCAAGGGTCTGCGGGACATATTTGGGAAAAGCAGAGATGCCGAAG CCAAACAGCCCCAGCAGCGCAATGTGAGCCTGAACCTGAGCAGAGTTGGAGGTGGCGGGGTAGCATCTGTGCCTGGGAGTCCGGCCAGAGAGCTGGGCCGGCtggtgcagctgcagagagacaaaCTCCAGGCCCTGGAGAGCCGTCTGCTGGGCTGCGAGGCCGAGCTGGGAGACTGGGAGGAGGCCGCCGGCGAGGCCAACGAA GGAGAAAATCTGGAGGAAGCGCTGCTGCTTTTAGAGCAGCAGGTGAGGAGGAACGATGCcgaaatggaggaggaggaattctgGGAGAACGAGCTGCTGATCGAGCAGGAGAGCGAGCGGCAGCTCCGGCAACAGCTAGCCGAACTGCAGGGCCGCGTACACGACTGCGAGGCCCAGCTCCTAGAGTACTTAACACATATACGG AACATGGAAACAGGCCTGGAGCAGGagcggctgcagcaggaggccgAGTTCAACCAGAGGGTCAACGAGGAGGAG GTGCAAGCCCAGCTGGAGAAGGGGAGGGCAGAGATGGAAATGCAGAGCCAACAAACGGCGCGGCTGGAGAGCAGCTGCAGGGCGTTGGAACGCTCACTTGGCCAGTCAGGCAAGAGATTACAG GAaaaggagctggagctggaacAGCTGACAAAAGAGCTACGACAGGTCAACCTGCAGCAGTTCATACAACAGACCGGCACCAAGGTCACTGTGCTGCCTGCACAACCTACAGGAGAGGACAGCAATg AATTGGAGTGTGGTTCCCTGACAAGATGTGGCTCCTCGCGTCTGTTACCCAGCGACCTCCGCACCCTTCAAAGCCCCATCTCCTCCAGCCTCAACCCCGAGGGCATCTACGTTTGA